GGATACTATAATACAAAATAGTGCGTACTTGCTATTATTAAACTTGTTTTTTATAATTATAACATAAATAATAAAAAAAACGATTAGGGAGGAATGCATAAATGGATGCAATATTAAATAGAAAAAGTATAAGAAAGTATAAGAATATAAAAGTGAGTGATGAGATTGTTCAAGAATTATTAAGAGCGGGTATGGCAGCGCCTTCCGCTGGGAATGAACAGCCTTGGGAATTTATAGTTTTAAGAGATAAGGAAATTATGAAAAAGATAGCTGAGGTACATCCTTATTCGCAGGCGCTATTAAATGCAGATGTTGCAATTGTAGTTTGTGGGGACGAATCCAAAGAATTACTTAAAGGCTTTTGGGTACAAGATTGCTCAGCTGCCACAGAAAACATATTGTTAGCTGCTGAAGATAAAGGCTTAGGTGCTGTATGGTTAGGTGTTTATCCAGTAAAGGGTAGGGTAGATGCAATAAAAAGACTTCTAAATTTGCCAGATAGTGTAATTCCCTTATCAATAGTACCCGTTGGATATCCAGATGAGCAAAGAGAACCAGCAGATAGATTTAATAAAGAAAGAATACATTATGACAGATGGTAATAGAATCAAAGAGGGGTAATAATATATGAAGGTTGTTGCATTTAATGGGAGTCCCAAAAAGGAAGGCAACACGTATCATGCTATAAAAATAGTGGCAGAGGAATTAGAAAAGGAAGGTATAGAGGTCGAGATTATCCATGTTGGGAATAAGGTAATAAGAGGATGCCTTGCATGTGATGGTTGTGTGAGAAATGGAAATGAGAGATGTGTCATTGACAATGATGAAGTGAATGAATGGATACAGAAAATGAAGGAAGCGGACGGCATAATACTAGGTTCTCCTGTGCATTTTTCCGGTATAGCTGGAACTATGAAATCATTTTTGGATAGAGCATTTTATGTTGCTAGCAAAGGAATGTTGAGACATAAAGTAGGGGCAGCTGTTGTGGCTGTTAGACGTTCAGGGGGAGTTACTACTTTTGAACAGTTGAATAATTACATTAATTATTCTGAGATGCTTATGCCAACTTCAAATTACTGGAATGTAATACATGGAACGGCACCAGGAGAAGCTATAGAAGATGAAGAAGGAACACAAATAAT
The window above is part of the Calorimonas adulescens genome. Proteins encoded here:
- a CDS encoding nitroreductase family protein, with the translated sequence MDAILNRKSIRKYKNIKVSDEIVQELLRAGMAAPSAGNEQPWEFIVLRDKEIMKKIAEVHPYSQALLNADVAIVVCGDESKELLKGFWVQDCSAATENILLAAEDKGLGAVWLGVYPVKGRVDAIKRLLNLPDSVIPLSIVPVGYPDEQREPADRFNKERIHYDRW
- a CDS encoding flavodoxin family protein, which translates into the protein MKVVAFNGSPKKEGNTYHAIKIVAEELEKEGIEVEIIHVGNKVIRGCLACDGCVRNGNERCVIDNDEVNEWIQKMKEADGIILGSPVHFSGIAGTMKSFLDRAFYVASKGMLRHKVGAAVVAVRRSGGVTTFEQLNNYINYSEMLMPTSNYWNVIHGTAPGEAIEDEEGTQIMRVLGKNMAWLMKLVQSGKETVKEPEKENKVFTNFIR